Proteins from one Streptosporangium becharense genomic window:
- a CDS encoding LysR family transcriptional regulator has product MQLQQLAYFVAVAEARHFTQAAERMRVAQPSLSKQIKALEAELGAPLLSRARGNVTLTPAGEALLPLARRMLADAETARSEVGELAGLRRGRVRLGATPSLCAGLLADALARFHDAYPGIELLVEEGGSRDLVRTLARGQLDLALIIMPLHSDDPSLVTEDILRENLVVASPSTAYVRKPYVRIEELRGQPMVMFRRGYDLREATISACRQAGFEPRFAVEGGEMDAVLRFVEAGLGIALVPSMVLDGRPGLTGTPLAPPGLRRTVAIAHRKDVEPTRAAQAFRATLLFFLAEAAHDGSLPQGLELIGPET; this is encoded by the coding sequence GTGCAGCTTCAGCAACTGGCCTATTTCGTGGCGGTCGCCGAGGCTCGGCATTTCACCCAGGCCGCCGAGCGGATGCGCGTCGCACAGCCGTCGCTGAGCAAACAGATCAAAGCCCTGGAAGCCGAGCTGGGCGCTCCGCTGCTCAGCCGTGCCCGGGGGAACGTCACGCTGACCCCCGCGGGCGAGGCGCTGCTGCCGCTGGCCCGCCGGATGCTCGCCGACGCCGAGACCGCGCGCAGCGAGGTCGGTGAGCTGGCCGGGCTGCGCCGGGGCCGGGTCCGGCTGGGCGCCACGCCCTCGCTGTGCGCCGGGCTGCTGGCCGACGCGCTGGCCAGGTTCCACGACGCCTATCCGGGCATCGAGCTGCTCGTCGAGGAGGGCGGCTCGCGCGACCTGGTCCGTACCCTGGCGCGCGGCCAGCTCGACCTGGCCTTGATCATCATGCCGCTGCACAGCGACGACCCCTCCCTGGTCACCGAGGACATCCTGCGCGAGAACCTGGTCGTCGCCTCGCCGTCCACCGCCTATGTCCGCAAGCCGTACGTGCGGATCGAGGAGCTCCGCGGGCAGCCGATGGTGATGTTCCGGCGCGGGTACGACCTGCGGGAGGCCACGATCAGCGCGTGCCGGCAGGCGGGGTTCGAGCCCAGGTTCGCGGTGGAGGGCGGGGAGATGGACGCCGTGCTGCGTTTCGTGGAGGCGGGGCTGGGGATCGCGCTGGTCCCTTCCATGGTGCTGGACGGGCGGCCGGGGCTGACGGGGACCCCGCTGGCGCCGCCGGGGCTGCGCCGTACCGTCGCCATCGCGCACCGCAAGGACGTCGAACCCACCCGCGCGGCTCAGGCGTTCCGGGCGACGCTGCTGTTCTTCCTCGCCGAGGCCGCCCACGACGGCAGCCTCCCCCAGGGACTGGAGCTGATCGGCCCGGAGACGTGA
- a CDS encoding succinate dehydrogenase cytochrome b subunit produces the protein MTATIERGSATAPIKTSADTPAKPAPRRSGGFLGSSNGKKAVMAVTGAAMVLFLIGHMVGNLKAFLGADSFNEYASFLRTMGEPLLTYRVALTLVEVGLVAAVGLHMWAAISLARRAGKARPVKYAAKRKSQASGYAVHTMRYGGVIILLFVVYHLLDLTVGVVNPAGFGSTPYDRLVEGFAPSRWWVTVFYVLAVVMVGLHLRHGLWSAFQTLGLAGGRSYRPLKIVAAGLSALLVIGFLVVPVAVMAGVIK, from the coding sequence GTGACTGCCACGATTGAGCGCGGTTCCGCCACCGCGCCGATTAAGACCTCCGCGGACACCCCCGCGAAGCCTGCGCCCAGGAGGTCCGGCGGGTTCCTGGGCTCCTCCAACGGTAAGAAGGCCGTCATGGCCGTCACCGGCGCCGCCATGGTGCTCTTCCTGATCGGCCACATGGTCGGGAACCTGAAGGCGTTCCTCGGCGCCGACTCCTTCAACGAGTACGCGAGCTTCCTGCGGACGATGGGCGAGCCGCTCCTCACCTACCGGGTCGCGCTGACGCTCGTCGAGGTCGGCCTGGTGGCGGCGGTCGGGCTCCACATGTGGGCGGCGATCTCCCTGGCCCGCCGCGCGGGCAAGGCCCGGCCGGTCAAGTACGCGGCCAAGCGCAAGTCGCAGGCGTCCGGGTACGCCGTTCACACCATGCGCTACGGCGGCGTCATCATCCTGCTGTTCGTGGTCTACCACCTGCTCGACCTGACGGTCGGCGTGGTCAACCCGGCGGGCTTCGGCAGCACGCCGTACGACCGCCTGGTCGAGGGCTTCGCCCCGTCCCGCTGGTGGGTCACCGTCTTCTACGTCCTCGCGGTCGTCATGGTCGGCCTGCACCTGCGCCACGGTCTGTGGAGCGCGTTCCAGACGCTGGGCCTGGCCGGCGGACGCAGCTACCGCCCGCTGAAGATCGTGGCCGCCGGTCTGTCGGCGCTGCTGGTCATCGGGTTCCTCGTGGTCCCGGTCGCGGTCATGGCCGGAGTGATCAAGTGA
- a CDS encoding fumarate reductase/succinate dehydrogenase flavoprotein subunit: MTTMYTEGEPIRDTKAPDGPIEERWEKRKFSAKLVNPANKRKLHVIVVGTGLAGGSAAATLGELGYNVTSFCYQDSPRRAHSIAAQGGINAAKNYRGDGDSIYRLFYDTVKGGDFRARESNVYRLAQVSVNIIDQAVAQGVPFAREYGGLLDTRSFGGAQVSRTFYARGQTGQQLLLGAYQALERQIAAGTVKMNTRHEMLDLIVSDGRARGVIVRDMVTGEIERHTADAVVLASGGYGNVFFLSTNAKGCNTTAIWRAHRRGAMFANPCYTQIHPTCIPVSGDYQSKLTLMSESLRNDGRVWVPVKAGDTRPASEIPEAERDYYLERIYPAFGNLVPRDIASRAAKNVCDEGRGVGPGGLGVYLDFADAIRRLGREAVEKKYGNLFEMYERITGEDPYTQPMRIYPAVHYTMGGLWVDYDLQSTIPGLFVIGEANFSDHGANRLGASALMQGLADGYFVLPTTIGDYLANGPYGEVDEDAVAEAETAVRSKIEKLLANDGDRTADSFHRELGKIMWDYCGMERTEESLRKALERIPELREEFWKRVKVSGKAEELNQALERAGRVADFFDLAELMCIDALHRTESCGGHFRAESQDADGEALRDDENFAYVAAWEYGEQGPILHKEDLNYEYVKMSQRSYK, encoded by the coding sequence ATGACCACGATGTACACCGAGGGTGAGCCGATCCGCGACACCAAGGCGCCCGACGGCCCGATCGAGGAGCGCTGGGAGAAGCGGAAGTTCAGCGCCAAGCTGGTCAACCCGGCCAACAAGCGCAAGCTTCACGTCATCGTGGTGGGCACCGGCCTGGCCGGCGGCTCCGCCGCCGCGACCCTCGGCGAGCTGGGCTACAACGTCACGTCGTTCTGCTACCAGGACTCGCCCCGCCGGGCACACTCCATCGCGGCGCAGGGCGGCATCAACGCGGCCAAGAACTACCGCGGCGACGGCGACTCGATCTACCGGCTGTTCTACGACACGGTCAAGGGCGGCGACTTCCGCGCCCGCGAGTCGAACGTCTACCGGCTCGCCCAGGTCAGCGTGAACATCATCGACCAGGCCGTGGCCCAGGGCGTGCCGTTCGCCCGCGAGTACGGCGGTCTGCTCGACACCCGCTCCTTCGGCGGCGCGCAGGTCTCCCGTACCTTCTACGCCCGCGGCCAGACGGGGCAGCAGCTCCTGCTCGGCGCCTACCAGGCGCTGGAGCGGCAGATCGCGGCGGGCACCGTGAAGATGAACACCCGCCACGAGATGCTCGACCTGATCGTCTCCGACGGCCGGGCCCGCGGCGTCATCGTCCGCGACATGGTCACCGGTGAGATCGAGCGGCACACGGCGGACGCGGTCGTGCTGGCCAGCGGCGGGTACGGCAACGTGTTCTTCCTGTCGACCAACGCCAAGGGCTGCAACACCACGGCGATCTGGCGGGCACACCGGCGCGGCGCGATGTTCGCCAACCCCTGCTACACCCAGATCCACCCCACCTGCATCCCCGTCAGCGGCGACTACCAGTCGAAGCTGACCCTGATGTCGGAGTCGCTGCGCAACGACGGCCGCGTGTGGGTCCCGGTCAAGGCCGGCGACACCCGCCCCGCCTCGGAGATCCCGGAAGCGGAGCGCGACTACTACCTGGAGCGCATCTACCCGGCGTTCGGCAACCTGGTGCCGCGTGACATCGCCTCCCGCGCCGCCAAGAACGTCTGCGACGAGGGCCGCGGCGTCGGCCCCGGCGGGCTGGGCGTCTACCTCGACTTCGCCGACGCCATCCGGCGCCTGGGCCGCGAGGCCGTGGAGAAGAAGTACGGCAACCTGTTCGAGATGTACGAGCGCATCACCGGTGAGGACCCCTACACCCAGCCGATGCGCATCTACCCCGCCGTGCACTACACGATGGGCGGCCTGTGGGTCGACTACGACCTCCAGTCGACCATCCCGGGCCTGTTCGTGATCGGCGAGGCCAACTTCTCCGACCACGGCGCCAACCGCCTCGGCGCGTCCGCGCTGATGCAGGGCCTGGCCGACGGCTACTTCGTGCTGCCGACGACGATCGGCGACTACCTCGCGAACGGCCCCTACGGGGAGGTCGACGAGGACGCCGTCGCCGAGGCCGAGACCGCGGTCCGCTCCAAGATCGAAAAGTTGCTGGCCAACGACGGCGACCGCACCGCCGACTCCTTCCACCGCGAGCTCGGCAAGATCATGTGGGACTACTGCGGCATGGAGCGCACCGAGGAGTCGCTGCGCAAGGCCCTGGAGCGGATCCCCGAGCTCCGCGAGGAGTTCTGGAAGCGCGTCAAGGTGTCCGGCAAGGCCGAGGAGCTCAACCAGGCGCTGGAGCGGGCCGGCCGGGTGGCCGACTTCTTCGACCTGGCCGAGCTGATGTGCATCGACGCGCTGCACCGTACCGAGTCGTGCGGCGGGCACTTCCGCGCCGAGTCGCAGGACGCCGACGGCGAGGCCCTGCGCGACGACGAGAACTTCGCCTACGTCGCGGCCTGGGAGTACGGCGAGCAGGGCCCGATCCTGCACAAGGAAGACCTGAACTACGAATACGTCAAGATGAGCCAGCGGAGCTACAAGTGA
- a CDS encoding succinate dehydrogenase/fumarate reductase iron-sulfur subunit translates to MNLTLKVWRQNGPEDKGKMVTYRVEDVSPDMSFLEMLDVLNERLILEGDDPIAFDHDCREGICGMCGMVINGVAHGEQVATTTCQLHMRHFEDNAVITIEPWRAAPFPVVKDLVVDRSAFDRIIQAGGFISVPAGSAPDAHSVPVKKVDADAAFDAATCIGCGACVAACPNGSASLFTAAKITHLSLLPQGQPERASRARAMVEQMDAEGFGGCTNTGECTAVCPKGIPLDTIAQMNRDYLKAAK, encoded by the coding sequence CTGAACCTCACCCTCAAGGTCTGGCGGCAGAACGGCCCCGAAGACAAGGGCAAGATGGTCACCTACCGGGTCGAGGACGTGTCTCCCGACATGTCCTTCCTGGAGATGCTCGACGTGCTCAACGAGCGGCTCATCCTGGAGGGCGACGACCCGATCGCCTTCGACCACGACTGCCGCGAGGGCATCTGCGGCATGTGCGGCATGGTCATCAACGGTGTCGCGCACGGCGAGCAGGTGGCCACCACCACCTGCCAGCTGCACATGCGGCACTTCGAGGACAACGCGGTCATCACCATCGAGCCGTGGCGTGCCGCGCCGTTCCCGGTGGTCAAGGACCTGGTCGTGGACCGCTCGGCGTTCGACCGGATCATCCAGGCGGGCGGGTTCATCTCCGTCCCCGCCGGATCGGCGCCCGACGCGCACAGCGTCCCGGTGAAGAAGGTCGACGCCGACGCGGCCTTCGACGCGGCCACCTGCATCGGCTGCGGCGCCTGCGTCGCCGCCTGCCCGAACGGCTCGGCATCCCTGTTCACCGCGGCGAAGATCACTCACCTGAGCCTGCTGCCGCAGGGTCAGCCCGAGCGCGCCTCGCGTGCCAGGGCCATGGTCGAGCAGATGGACGCCGAGGGCTTCGGCGGTTGCACCAACACCGGCGAGTGCACCGCGGTCTGCCCCAAGGGCATCCCGCTGGACACCATCGCCCAGATGAACCGCGACTACCTCAAGGCGGCCAAGTAA
- a CDS encoding HepT-like ribonuclease domain-containing protein produces the protein MQRDGLYLVDIVEAAKKISSYLEGVSPEMWAVDSMRRDAVIWQLSIIGEAVAGISEETRASAPEIPWKLIRGLRNNVVHRYFSVDWTIVHNAATTNVPELARQVRDLLRRSYPDIFQRLREEESRIPGISPGDPRTDAPRATDS, from the coding sequence ATGCAGCGTGACGGTCTCTACCTGGTGGACATCGTGGAAGCCGCCAAGAAGATCAGCTCCTATCTGGAAGGCGTCTCACCCGAGATGTGGGCCGTCGACTCGATGCGCCGTGACGCGGTCATATGGCAGCTCTCCATCATCGGCGAGGCCGTGGCGGGGATCTCGGAGGAGACCCGGGCGTCCGCTCCCGAGATTCCATGGAAGCTGATCAGGGGGCTTCGCAACAACGTCGTGCACCGCTACTTCAGTGTGGACTGGACGATCGTGCACAATGCCGCGACAACCAACGTTCCCGAACTGGCGCGGCAGGTGCGCGACCTGCTCCGGCGCTCCTACCCGGACATCTTTCAACGTCTCCGGGAAGAGGAGTCCCGCATTCCCGGCATCTCTCCGGGCGACCCGCGCACGGATGCTCCACGTGCCACGGATTCATAG
- a CDS encoding nucleotidyltransferase family protein, whose protein sequence is MSIDFTTIRPQLVRLCEKYGIVELSVFGSVARDEDRDGSDIDLLYVLKPGTDIGLEFFAFQEELEELLDRKVDVVSKEGLHWIIRDQVLGDARVLYAA, encoded by the coding sequence ATGAGCATTGACTTCACAACCATCCGCCCGCAACTGGTCAGGTTGTGCGAGAAGTACGGCATCGTCGAGCTGTCCGTCTTCGGCTCGGTCGCCCGTGACGAAGACCGGGATGGCAGCGACATCGACCTGCTCTACGTTCTGAAACCCGGCACCGACATCGGACTTGAGTTCTTCGCTTTCCAGGAGGAACTGGAAGAGCTGCTCGACCGGAAGGTCGACGTGGTCTCCAAGGAAGGTCTCCACTGGATCATCCGTGATCAGGTGCTCGGCGACGCCCGGGTGCTCTATGCAGCGTGA
- a CDS encoding helix-turn-helix domain-containing protein yields the protein MNDRTELFTIGQLSRRTGLPVRTIRFWSDIGVLEPACRSTGGHRLYDTEAVVRLDLVRTLRELGLGLETVQRVLHRQVTVADVARTHAEALDAEIRILRLRRAVLRSVARRGSTTEEMRLMNELARLSAQERQRLIDDFVERTFDGIDPDAPGAHIAQAMRTMPAELPDDPSSEQVDAWIELAGLVADEDFQRRVRQMALTGAQPGPPSREYDHQKVLEHAGGAVAAGVAPDSPEGRAVLDRILDPATPAEERARLADDVETFTDRRVERYWQLMGVLSGRPPFPSATPAFEWFIAALRAHR from the coding sequence GTGAACGACCGCACCGAGCTGTTCACCATCGGACAGCTCTCCCGCCGCACCGGCCTGCCGGTGCGCACCATCCGCTTCTGGTCCGACATCGGCGTCCTGGAGCCGGCCTGCCGCTCGACCGGCGGCCACCGGCTCTACGACACCGAGGCGGTGGTCCGCCTCGACCTGGTCCGCACCCTGCGCGAGCTGGGGCTGGGCCTGGAAACGGTGCAGCGGGTGCTGCACCGGCAGGTCACGGTGGCCGACGTCGCCAGGACACACGCCGAAGCCCTGGACGCGGAGATCCGCATCCTGCGGCTGCGCCGCGCGGTGCTGCGGTCGGTCGCCCGCAGAGGAAGCACGACCGAGGAGATGAGACTCATGAACGAACTGGCCCGGCTCTCCGCGCAGGAGCGGCAGCGCCTCATCGACGACTTCGTCGAGCGCACCTTCGACGGCATCGACCCCGACGCCCCCGGAGCGCACATCGCGCAGGCGATGCGCACGATGCCCGCCGAGCTACCCGACGATCCGTCCTCCGAGCAGGTGGACGCCTGGATCGAGCTCGCCGGGCTCGTCGCGGACGAGGACTTCCAGCGGCGGGTGCGCCAGATGGCGCTGACGGGTGCGCAACCCGGCCCGCCGTCGCGGGAGTACGACCACCAGAAGGTCCTGGAGCACGCCGGCGGCGCGGTGGCGGCGGGTGTCGCCCCCGACTCCCCGGAGGGCAGGGCCGTGCTGGACCGGATTCTCGACCCGGCGACCCCCGCCGAAGAGCGCGCCAGGCTCGCCGACGACGTGGAGACGTTCACCGACCGGCGGGTGGAGCGTTACTGGCAGCTGATGGGCGTGCTCAGCGGCCGGCCGCCGTTCCCGTCCGCCACCCCCGCCTTCGAGTGGTTCATCGCGGCCCTGCGCGCGCACCGCTGA
- a CDS encoding Clp protease N-terminal domain-containing protein, whose amino-acid sequence MIPPRQGDRLDADALESIGIDLSAIRERVEAAFGPGALDRPTQHTRGRVVSGRHIPFTPPAKKALELSLREAIALKHKHIAGGHILLGILRAGPGPARRVLSQVDVDLETLRREIVAELG is encoded by the coding sequence ATGATCCCGCCCCGCCAGGGCGACCGGCTCGACGCCGACGCGCTGGAGTCGATCGGCATCGACCTGTCGGCCATCCGGGAACGGGTCGAGGCCGCCTTCGGCCCGGGTGCCCTCGACCGGCCGACGCAGCACACCCGGGGCCGCGTGGTCAGCGGCCGGCACATCCCCTTCACCCCGCCGGCGAAGAAGGCCCTGGAGCTGTCGCTGCGCGAGGCCATCGCGCTGAAGCACAAGCACATCGCCGGCGGCCACATCCTGCTGGGCATCCTGCGCGCGGGCCCCGGGCCCGCCCGGCGGGTCCTGTCACAGGTGGACGTCGACCTGGAGACCCTGCGTCGGGAGATCGTCGCCGAGCTCGGCTGA
- a CDS encoding RNA polymerase subunit sigma-70 — translation MSDTAQLASDAGSRDPAVGLRAVRALRMLVDRLEALQVENAREQGWSWQEIAYCLEVSRQAVHKKYAGGRGLLRRER, via the coding sequence ATGAGCGATACGGCACAGCTGGCCTCCGACGCCGGCAGCCGCGACCCCGCCGTCGGCCTGCGGGCCGTGCGGGCGCTGCGGATGCTGGTCGACCGCCTGGAGGCCCTTCAGGTGGAGAACGCACGCGAACAGGGCTGGTCCTGGCAGGAGATCGCCTACTGCCTGGAGGTCTCCCGGCAGGCGGTGCACAAGAAGTACGCAGGGGGCCGAGGGCTCCTGAGAAGGGAGAGGTAG
- a CDS encoding ABC transporter ATP-binding protein, which produces MRSLPVADPGVPDARSAAAYLRWVARKQAGTLLLGITYAVVWWLAMALVPAALGKGIDAVRAKDMPGLLTWGGVVFALGVVQAVAGILRHRIAVYTWLAAAYRTVQVTVRQATRLGATLPRRVSTGEVVSVGNSDIAHIGNAMDILLRGTGAVVAIVTVTVILIGTSLPLGLAVLVGVPAMAFAVAPLLRPLHRRQHAHRDLQGDLSTRAADIVAGLRVLRGVGGEEVFADRYREESQRVRHAGVRVAAVESTLEGAQILLPGLLTAGVTWLGATFAMRGQITPGQLVAFYGYATFLIAPMRALTEAADKLTKGHVAAGRVVRILSLRPDVEGGTGASPGGLLRDVASGVAVRPGVFTALVTATPEEAAAIAGRLGRYADGDVDFGDVPLDALPIPEVRRRILVADNDAKLFTGVLRDELDVTGRAGDEEIAAALHAACAEDIVEALPDGLDGRVAEAGREFSGGQRQRLRLARALVLDPEVLILVEPTSAVDAHSEARIADRLAKARAGRTTLVCTSSPLVLDRTDHVIYVEGGVVRAQGAHRELLASHPAYSAVVTRGEDT; this is translated from the coding sequence ATGCGCTCCTTACCCGTCGCCGATCCCGGCGTTCCCGACGCCCGCAGCGCGGCGGCCTACCTGCGCTGGGTGGCCCGTAAACAGGCGGGCACACTGCTCCTCGGCATCACCTACGCCGTCGTCTGGTGGCTGGCCATGGCGCTCGTCCCGGCCGCTCTCGGCAAGGGGATCGACGCGGTCAGGGCCAAGGACATGCCTGGCCTGCTCACCTGGGGCGGCGTGGTGTTCGCCCTGGGCGTCGTGCAGGCCGTCGCGGGCATCCTGCGTCACCGGATCGCGGTCTACACCTGGCTGGCCGCCGCCTACCGGACCGTCCAGGTCACCGTCAGGCAGGCGACCAGGCTCGGCGCGACCCTGCCCCGGCGCGTGTCCACCGGCGAGGTCGTCAGCGTCGGCAACTCCGACATCGCCCACATCGGCAACGCGATGGACATCCTGCTCCGCGGTACCGGCGCGGTCGTCGCCATCGTCACGGTGACCGTCATCCTGATCGGCACCTCGCTGCCGCTCGGCCTCGCGGTGCTGGTCGGCGTGCCCGCCATGGCGTTCGCCGTCGCCCCCCTGCTCCGGCCGCTGCACCGGCGCCAGCACGCCCACCGTGACCTGCAGGGCGACCTGTCCACCCGCGCCGCCGACATCGTCGCCGGGCTGCGGGTGCTGCGCGGTGTCGGCGGCGAGGAGGTCTTCGCCGACCGCTACCGGGAGGAGTCCCAGCGTGTGCGGCACGCGGGCGTGCGCGTCGCCGCCGTCGAGTCGACCCTGGAGGGTGCGCAGATCCTCCTGCCGGGCCTGCTCACCGCCGGGGTGACCTGGCTCGGCGCGACCTTCGCGATGCGCGGGCAGATCACCCCCGGGCAGCTCGTCGCCTTCTACGGCTACGCCACCTTCCTGATCGCCCCGATGCGGGCGCTCACCGAGGCCGCCGACAAGCTGACCAAGGGGCACGTCGCCGCCGGCCGGGTGGTGCGGATCCTGTCGCTGCGGCCCGACGTCGAGGGCGGCACCGGCGCCTCGCCGGGCGGCCTGCTGCGCGACGTCGCCTCCGGGGTGGCGGTCCGGCCCGGCGTGTTCACCGCCCTCGTCACCGCCACGCCCGAGGAGGCCGCCGCGATCGCCGGTCGGCTCGGCCGCTACGCCGACGGCGACGTCGACTTCGGCGACGTGCCGCTCGACGCCCTGCCGATCCCCGAGGTCCGCCGCCGTATCCTCGTCGCCGACAACGACGCCAAGCTGTTCACCGGGGTGCTCCGCGACGAGCTCGACGTCACCGGCCGCGCCGGCGACGAGGAGATCGCCGCCGCGCTGCACGCCGCGTGCGCCGAGGACATCGTCGAGGCACTGCCCGACGGCCTCGACGGCCGGGTCGCCGAGGCGGGCCGGGAGTTCTCCGGCGGCCAGCGGCAGCGGCTCCGGCTGGCCAGAGCGCTGGTCCTCGATCCCGAGGTGCTCATCCTCGTCGAGCCGACCAGCGCCGTCGACGCCCACAGCGAGGCGCGCATCGCCGACCGCCTCGCCAAGGCCCGCGCGGGCAGGACCACGCTCGTCTGCACGTCCAGCCCGCTGGTCCTCGACCGCACCGACCATGTGATCTACGTCGAAGGAGGCGTGGTGCGCGCTCAGGGGGCCCACCGGGAGCTGCTGGCCTCCCACCCCGCGTACTCCGCCGTCGTCACCCGGGGAGAAGACACGTGA
- a CDS encoding ABC transporter ATP-binding protein → MSRQILPVADRAQVRAYARRLTLKYPRELALALGLHGLAAVAGLAAPWLLGRLVQGVDEGGGVDVTAAALAIGGFLAAQAVLVRFAVYASSRLGEKVLAELREEFVERVLGLPLSTVERAGSGDLITRTSRDVDALSRTVRHAVPETLIALVTCLISVGALLVVGPLLMLPSLLAAPLLWFTTRWYLKRARDGYLRESAAYADMTDGLAETVDGARAVEALGLQERRHRRTDGDIARSWAAERYTLGLRTVWFPAVEFGYVIPIVATLVIGGVFYIRGWVSLEQVTTATLYVQQLIDPLDRLLMWIDELQVGGASMARLLGVAEVPDDRGNGSGTPDGEELEAAGVHYAYRDGHDVLHGVDLVVRPGERLAMVGPSGAGKSTLGRLLAGVHGPREGTVTVGGASLVELPLDDLRGHVALVTQEHHVFRGTLRDNVLIARPDADDARVREALEAVHAWEWVEALPEGLDTAVGSGGRSVSAAEAQQLALARLVLADPHTLVLDEATSLIDPRAARNLERSLAAVLRDRTVIAIAHRLYTAHDADRVAVVEDGRISELGSHDELVAADGSYAALWRSWHGTSK, encoded by the coding sequence GTGAGCAGGCAGATCCTGCCGGTCGCCGACCGGGCACAGGTCCGCGCGTACGCCCGCCGGCTCACCCTGAAGTATCCCCGTGAGCTGGCCCTCGCGCTGGGCCTGCACGGCCTGGCCGCCGTCGCGGGCCTGGCGGCGCCGTGGCTGCTGGGCCGGCTCGTCCAGGGGGTCGACGAGGGAGGCGGCGTCGACGTCACCGCGGCGGCGCTGGCCATCGGCGGGTTCCTCGCGGCCCAGGCGGTGCTGGTCAGGTTCGCCGTGTACGCCTCCTCCCGGCTCGGCGAGAAGGTCCTCGCCGAGCTGCGCGAGGAGTTCGTGGAGCGGGTGCTCGGGCTGCCCCTGTCCACGGTCGAACGCGCCGGGTCCGGCGACTTGATCACCCGCACCTCGCGCGACGTCGACGCGCTGTCGCGCACCGTGCGGCACGCCGTGCCCGAGACCCTGATCGCCCTGGTCACCTGCCTGATCAGCGTCGGCGCGCTGCTGGTGGTGGGCCCGCTGCTCATGCTGCCGTCGCTGCTGGCCGCGCCGCTGCTGTGGTTCACCACCCGGTGGTACCTCAAGCGGGCCAGGGACGGTTACCTGCGCGAGAGCGCCGCCTACGCGGACATGACCGACGGCCTCGCCGAGACCGTCGACGGGGCCCGCGCCGTCGAGGCCCTGGGCCTGCAGGAGCGCCGCCACCGCCGCACCGACGGCGACATCGCCCGCTCGTGGGCGGCCGAACGCTACACGCTGGGGCTGCGCACGGTCTGGTTCCCGGCGGTCGAGTTCGGCTACGTGATCCCCATCGTGGCGACACTGGTCATCGGCGGCGTCTTCTACATCCGGGGCTGGGTCTCGCTGGAGCAGGTCACCACGGCCACCCTGTACGTCCAGCAGCTCATCGACCCGCTCGACCGGCTGCTGATGTGGATCGACGAACTCCAGGTGGGCGGCGCCTCGATGGCCCGCCTGCTGGGCGTCGCCGAAGTGCCCGACGACCGGGGGAACGGCTCCGGCACGCCCGACGGCGAGGAGCTGGAAGCCGCAGGCGTCCACTACGCCTACCGCGACGGCCACGACGTGCTGCACGGCGTCGACCTGGTGGTCCGGCCGGGGGAACGGCTGGCCATGGTCGGCCCGTCCGGCGCGGGCAAGTCCACGCTGGGGCGCCTGCTGGCCGGCGTCCACGGCCCCCGCGAGGGCACCGTCACCGTCGGCGGCGCCTCGCTGGTCGAGCTGCCCCTGGACGACCTGCGCGGCCACGTCGCCCTGGTGACCCAGGAACACCACGTCTTCCGCGGCACGCTGCGCGACAACGTGCTGATCGCGCGGCCGGACGCCGACGACGCCCGGGTCCGCGAGGCGCTTGAGGCCGTGCACGCCTGGGAGTGGGTCGAGGCGCTGCCCGAAGGGCTCGACACCGCCGTCGGCTCGGGCGGCCGGAGCGTCTCCGCCGCCGAGGCGCAGCAGCTCGCGCTGGCCCGGCTGGTCCTGGCCGACCCGCACACCCTGGTGCTGGACGAGGCCACCTCGCTGATCGACCCCCGGGCCGCCCGGAACCTGGAGCGCTCCCTGGCCGCCGTCCTGCGAGACCGCACGGTGATCGCGATCGCCCACCGCCTGTACACCGCGCACGACGCCGACCGTGTCGCCGTGGTCGAGGACGGCCGGATCAGCGAGCTGGGCTCCCACGACGAGCTCGTCGCCGCCGACGGTTCCTACGCCGCGCTGTGGAGAAGCTGGCACGGCACGTCGAAGTAG